One segment of Bradyrhizobium sp. CB2312 DNA contains the following:
- the fabA gene encoding bifunctional 3-hydroxydecanoyl-ACP dehydratase/trans-2-decenoyl-ACP isomerase, with protein sequence MLNKRNGYEYEDLLACARGEMFGPGNAQLPLPPMLMFDRITEISETGGEYGKGLVRAELDVKPDLWFFGCHFKNDSVMPGCLGLDALWQMVGFYLGWVGGEGRGRALGLSELKFGGQVLPEARKVVYNVDIKRVMRSKLVLGIADGWLSVDDQIIYRAKELKVGLFKQGTSLG encoded by the coding sequence ATGCTGAACAAGCGCAACGGTTACGAATACGAAGATCTGCTGGCATGTGCCCGCGGCGAGATGTTCGGTCCGGGCAATGCCCAGCTGCCGTTGCCGCCGATGCTGATGTTCGACCGCATCACGGAAATTAGTGAAACCGGCGGCGAGTACGGCAAGGGCCTGGTCCGCGCCGAGCTCGACGTGAAGCCCGATCTCTGGTTCTTCGGCTGCCACTTCAAGAACGATTCGGTGATGCCGGGCTGCCTCGGCCTCGATGCGCTGTGGCAAATGGTCGGCTTCTATCTGGGTTGGGTCGGCGGCGAAGGTCGCGGCCGTGCGCTTGGCCTCAGCGAATTGAAGTTCGGCGGCCAAGTGCTGCCCGAGGCCCGCAAGGTTGTGTACAACGTCGATATCAAACGCGTGATGCGTTCAAAGCTGGTGCTCGGTATCGCCGACGGGTGGCTTTCGGTCGATGACCAGATTATTTATCGCGCCAAGGAACTGAAGGTCGGCCTGTTCAAGCAGGGCACGAGCCTGGGCTGA
- the irrA gene encoding iron response transcriptional regulator IrrA: protein MSENTPHHQDDDAHTAALLSGRQPALTGCPWHDVNEMLQSAGLRPTRQRMALGWLLFGKGARHLTAEMLYEEATLAKVPVSLATVYNTLNQLTDAGLLRQVSVDGTKTYFDTNVTTHHHYYLENSHELVDIEDPHLALSKMPEVPEGYEIARIDMVVRLRKKR from the coding sequence ATGAGCGAGAATACACCGCATCATCAAGACGACGATGCCCACACGGCGGCCCTTCTGTCCGGCCGCCAGCCGGCGCTGACCGGCTGTCCGTGGCACGACGTTAACGAAATGCTTCAGTCGGCCGGCCTTCGCCCGACGCGTCAGCGCATGGCGCTCGGCTGGCTGCTGTTCGGCAAGGGCGCGCGCCACCTTACGGCTGAAATGCTCTACGAGGAAGCGACCCTCGCCAAGGTTCCGGTGTCGCTGGCGACCGTCTACAACACGCTGAACCAGCTGACCGATGCCGGCCTGCTCCGCCAGGTCAGCGTCGACGGCACCAAGACCTATTTCGACACCAACGTCACGACCCACCACCATTATTACCTCGAGAACAGCCATGAGCTGGTCGACATCGAGGATCCGCATCTGGCGCTGTCCAAGATGCCGGAGGTGCCGGAGGGTTACGAGATCGCCCGCATCGACATGGTCGTGCGGCTGCGCAAGAAGCGCTGA
- a CDS encoding SH3 domain-containing protein yields MALGRFCSVMALVCTWLGASVGPSHSAKDNTPQTASGLPVPRYVSLKSDHVNVRAGPTKDNDVAWVYTRAGLPVEITAEFENWRRVRDSEGAEGWVYHSLLSGRRTAVVTMKHKDDLAPIYDRADPDSAVAARLQAGVVTQVKKCVASWCRVTGNGFDGWIQQERLWGVYSDEQVN; encoded by the coding sequence ATGGCGTTGGGGCGTTTTTGTTCGGTGATGGCCCTCGTTTGCACCTGGTTGGGCGCCTCGGTCGGTCCCTCGCATTCGGCCAAGGACAACACGCCCCAGACCGCCAGCGGGCTGCCCGTGCCGCGCTATGTCAGCCTGAAGTCCGACCACGTCAACGTCCGCGCCGGTCCGACCAAGGACAATGACGTCGCCTGGGTCTATACCCGCGCCGGCCTGCCGGTCGAAATCACCGCCGAGTTCGAGAACTGGCGCCGGGTGCGTGATTCCGAGGGCGCCGAGGGCTGGGTCTATCATTCGCTGCTGTCGGGCCGCCGCACCGCGGTCGTCACCATGAAGCACAAGGACGACCTGGCGCCGATCTACGATCGCGCCGATCCCGACAGTGCGGTTGCAGCAAGGCTCCAGGCCGGCGTCGTCACGCAGGTCAAGAAGTGTGTAGCAAGCTGGTGCCGCGTCACCGGCAACGGTTTTGACGGCTGGATCCAGCAGGAACGCCTCTGGGGCGTCTATTCGGACGAGCAAGTGAATTGA
- a CDS encoding D-glycerate dehydrogenase produces the protein MSVKKKPLVVVTRKLPDSIETRMRELFDARINLDDTPMSAEQLAEAARTADVLVPTVTDHITADIVNQPDCKLRLIANFGNGVDNIDVEAAHARGITVTNTPKVLTEDTADMTMALILAVPRRMIEGASILTEGKPWPGWSPTWMLGHRIGGKRLGIIGMGRIGQAVARRARAFGLQIHYHNRRPVAPKIAEELGATYWESLDQMLARMDIISVNCPHTPATYHLLSARRLKLIRKDAYIVNTARGEVTDEDTLIKLIEGGEIGGAGLDVYEHEPAVNPKLVRLAKAGKVTLLPHMGSATIEGRVEMGEKVIINIRTFLDAHKPPDRVLPSML, from the coding sequence ATGTCGGTGAAGAAAAAGCCCCTCGTCGTGGTGACGCGCAAGCTGCCGGACTCGATCGAGACGCGGATGCGCGAGCTGTTCGACGCGCGGATCAATCTCGACGACACGCCGATGTCGGCCGAGCAGCTCGCGGAAGCCGCGCGCACCGCCGACGTGCTGGTTCCAACCGTCACCGACCACATCACCGCCGACATCGTCAACCAGCCGGACTGCAAGCTCCGCCTGATCGCCAATTTCGGCAACGGCGTCGACAATATCGACGTCGAGGCCGCCCATGCCCGCGGTATCACCGTCACCAATACGCCGAAGGTTCTGACCGAGGACACCGCCGACATGACGATGGCGCTGATCCTGGCCGTGCCGCGCCGGATGATCGAAGGCGCCTCGATCCTGACGGAAGGAAAGCCCTGGCCGGGCTGGTCGCCGACCTGGATGCTTGGCCACCGCATCGGGGGAAAACGTCTCGGCATCATCGGCATGGGCCGCATCGGCCAGGCGGTGGCGCGCCGCGCCCGCGCCTTCGGCCTTCAGATCCACTATCACAACCGCCGTCCCGTCGCGCCGAAGATCGCCGAGGAGCTGGGCGCGACCTATTGGGAAAGCCTCGACCAGATGCTGGCGCGGATGGACATCATCTCAGTGAACTGCCCGCATACGCCGGCGACCTATCACCTGCTCTCGGCGCGCCGGCTGAAGCTGATCCGCAAGGACGCCTACATCGTCAACACCGCGCGCGGCGAGGTCACCGACGAGGACACGCTGATCAAGCTGATCGAAGGCGGCGAGATCGGCGGCGCCGGCCTCGACGTCTACGAGCATGAGCCTGCGGTCAATCCAAAGCTGGTGCGGCTCGCCAAGGCCGGCAAGGTGACGCTGCTGCCGCATATGGGCTCGGCCACCATCGAAGGCCGCGTCGAGATGGGCGAGAAGGTGATCATCAACATCCGCACCTTCCTCGACGCCCACAAGCCGCCGGATCGCGTGCTGCCGAGCATGCTTTGA
- the moeB gene encoding molybdopterin-synthase adenylyltransferase MoeB, whose translation MLSPDELERYARHIVLRDVGGPGQAALKRASVLVIGAGGLGAPALMYLAAAGVGTLGVVDDDVVSLSNLQRQVIHTTPDIGRHKVESAAERIAALNPHVRFVGHATWLNADNALSLIGDYDLVLDGSDNFSTRYLVSDACFFAKRPLITAALGTFDGSLTTIRAHERNEQGEFNPTYRCLFPEAPPPGTVPACAEAGVMGALAGVLGSMMALEAIREIVGFGDGLIGRLLMIDARAMRFETLRYARDPANPLNGDGPVITDLSAHRT comes from the coding sequence ATGCTGAGCCCGGACGAACTCGAACGCTACGCCCGCCACATCGTGCTGCGCGATGTCGGTGGTCCCGGCCAGGCTGCGTTGAAGCGCGCCTCCGTGCTGGTGATCGGCGCCGGCGGGCTCGGCGCGCCCGCTTTGATGTATCTGGCTGCGGCTGGCGTCGGCACGCTCGGCGTGGTCGATGACGACGTGGTCTCGCTGTCGAACCTGCAGCGCCAGGTGATCCACACCACGCCCGATATCGGCCGGCACAAGGTCGAGAGTGCGGCGGAACGGATCGCCGCGCTCAATCCGCATGTCCGCTTCGTCGGTCACGCTACCTGGCTCAATGCCGACAATGCGCTCTCGCTGATCGGCGACTACGACCTCGTGCTCGACGGCTCCGACAATTTCTCGACGCGCTATCTCGTCTCCGACGCCTGCTTCTTCGCGAAGCGGCCGCTGATCACGGCGGCGCTCGGCACCTTCGACGGCTCGCTCACCACCATCCGCGCGCATGAGAGGAATGAGCAGGGCGAGTTCAACCCGACCTATCGCTGCCTGTTTCCGGAAGCGCCGCCGCCCGGTACCGTGCCGGCCTGCGCGGAAGCCGGCGTCATGGGCGCGCTCGCCGGCGTGCTTGGCTCGATGATGGCGCTGGAGGCGATCCGCGAGATCGTCGGCTTCGGCGACGGCCTTATCGGCCGCCTCCTGATGATCGATGCGCGCGCGATGCGCTTCGAGACGCTGCGTTACGCGCGCGATCCCGCCAATCCGCTCAATGGCGACGGGCCTGTGATCACCGACCTCAGCGCTCATCGCACCTGA
- a CDS encoding serine protease, protein MRSMFAATLMLASATAANAQMTTPQVPGTKPKVVQTVPIKPPALQTPSETADGMTQGERLALQSDLAWVGQYNGAITGDVSTRMVEAIKEYQKLKGGKPTGVLNPQERAALAETARRKQDSVGWKIVTEMTSGARLGIPAKLVPQQVTDANGSKWTSPTGTVQVLLSRRKEANPTTAKLADAEKKEPAGRKVDYTVVKPDFFVLSGLQGLKKFYVRGTFKGDEVRIMTILYDQATENTVEPVVIAMSSAFNAFPSGLQAGPPPRKTVEYGTGIVVSDDGAIVADRLVTDSCLAITIAGYGSADRLAEDKEHDLALLHIYGARGLKPLSLAGGGMKTGVDIIGIADPQSQGGAAGVSSLKGALAPVTSSDSALSPPPAVGFSGGPAIDGDGKFAGIALLKPAMVAGPATAVPASQAVMVSAETVRDFLKANAVAANGTSTDAKAAVVRVICVRK, encoded by the coding sequence ATGAGATCGATGTTTGCGGCAACACTGATGTTGGCGTCTGCCACGGCTGCGAACGCCCAAATGACGACGCCACAGGTCCCCGGCACCAAGCCGAAAGTCGTCCAGACCGTTCCGATCAAGCCGCCCGCCCTCCAGACGCCATCGGAGACCGCGGACGGCATGACGCAGGGAGAGCGGCTGGCGCTCCAGTCCGATCTCGCCTGGGTCGGCCAATATAACGGTGCCATCACCGGCGATGTCAGCACGCGGATGGTCGAGGCCATCAAGGAATACCAAAAGCTCAAGGGTGGCAAGCCGACCGGCGTGCTCAACCCGCAGGAGCGCGCCGCGCTCGCCGAGACCGCGCGGCGGAAGCAGGACAGTGTCGGCTGGAAGATCGTGACCGAGATGACCAGTGGCGCGCGGCTCGGCATTCCCGCAAAACTGGTGCCGCAGCAAGTGACCGACGCCAACGGCTCGAAATGGACCTCGCCGACCGGCACGGTGCAGGTACTGCTCAGCCGCCGCAAGGAGGCGAACCCGACCACCGCGAAACTCGCGGACGCCGAGAAGAAGGAGCCGGCCGGACGCAAGGTCGACTACACCGTGGTCAAGCCCGACTTCTTCGTGTTGTCGGGATTGCAGGGCCTGAAGAAGTTCTACGTGCGCGGCACCTTCAAGGGCGACGAGGTCCGCATCATGACGATCCTCTACGATCAGGCCACCGAGAACACGGTCGAGCCGGTCGTGATCGCGATGTCGAGCGCGTTCAATGCGTTCCCGTCAGGACTGCAGGCCGGGCCGCCGCCACGCAAGACCGTCGAATACGGCACCGGTATCGTCGTCAGCGACGACGGCGCTATCGTCGCCGATCGCCTCGTCACCGACAGCTGCCTCGCGATCACCATTGCCGGCTATGGCAGCGCCGACCGGCTCGCCGAGGACAAGGAGCACGATCTGGCGCTGCTACACATCTACGGCGCGCGCGGCCTGAAGCCGCTCAGCCTCGCCGGAGGCGGGATGAAGACGGGTGTCGATATCATCGGCATCGCCGATCCCCAGAGCCAGGGCGGCGCGGCGGGCGTCTCGAGCCTCAAGGGCGCACTGGCGCCGGTCACATCAAGCGATTCCGCGCTCTCTCCTCCACCCGCGGTCGGATTTTCAGGCGGCCCGGCGATCGACGGCGACGGCAAGTTCGCCGGCATTGCGTTGTTGAAGCCGGCAATGGTCGCGGGACCCGCGACGGCAGTGCCGGCATCGCAGGCGGTAATGGTCTCCGCGGAGACGGTGCGCGATTTCCTGAAGGCGAACGCGGTCGCGGCGAACGGCACATCGACCGACGCGAAGGCCGCCGTCGTGCGCGTGATCTGCGTACGGAAGTAG
- a CDS encoding aldehyde dehydrogenase: protein MKTYQLYINGQYVDPANGEWFDTVDPYQGKPWAKIPRGSAADADRAVKAANEAMWRGPWAKMTASARGKVMRKLGDLVAANAERLAEIEVRDNGKLMAEMLGQLRYHPEWWWYFGGLVDKLEGGLVPIDKADTFAYTTHEPVGVVAALTAWNSPLLFVAWKCAAALAAGCAVVVKPSEFTSASTLEFAALTKEAGIPDGIFNVVTGFGPEIGSELISHPGVAKITFTGSDTTGARVYETAARSLKRVSLELGGKSPNIVFEDADLAAAAAGAVSGIFAATGQTCIAGSRLLVQRSIKDKFVDRLLELARSAKIGNPMQADTNIGPVTTPAQYKKILDYIDIAKAEGARCLLGGKPATGEGIIGGQFVEPTIFTDVDNTMRIAREEVFGPVLSIIAFDTEEDAIRIANDTIYGLAAGIWTRDLARAIRVPKQLRAGTVWVNTYRAISYMMPFGGMKYSGVGRESGIDAVREYQETKSVWISTATDVPANPFVMR, encoded by the coding sequence ATGAAGACCTATCAGCTCTACATCAACGGCCAATATGTCGACCCCGCCAATGGCGAGTGGTTCGACACGGTCGATCCTTATCAGGGCAAGCCCTGGGCAAAAATTCCCCGCGGATCGGCTGCCGACGCCGACAGGGCCGTGAAGGCCGCCAATGAGGCGATGTGGCGCGGCCCGTGGGCGAAAATGACGGCCTCCGCGCGTGGCAAGGTCATGCGCAAGCTCGGCGACCTCGTTGCTGCAAACGCGGAACGTCTTGCCGAGATCGAAGTGCGCGACAACGGCAAGCTGATGGCGGAGATGCTGGGTCAGCTTCGATACCATCCGGAATGGTGGTGGTACTTTGGCGGACTGGTCGACAAGCTGGAAGGCGGCCTCGTGCCGATCGACAAGGCCGACACCTTTGCCTACACGACGCATGAGCCTGTCGGCGTCGTCGCCGCGCTGACCGCCTGGAACTCACCGCTACTCTTTGTGGCGTGGAAATGCGCCGCAGCCCTCGCCGCCGGGTGCGCCGTCGTCGTCAAGCCGTCGGAATTCACCTCGGCCAGCACGCTCGAATTTGCGGCGCTGACGAAGGAAGCAGGTATTCCCGACGGCATCTTCAATGTCGTCACGGGCTTCGGCCCCGAGATCGGCAGCGAGCTGATCTCGCATCCCGGCGTCGCCAAGATCACCTTTACCGGCTCGGACACGACAGGCGCGCGGGTTTACGAGACCGCCGCGCGCAGCCTGAAGCGCGTGTCGCTCGAGCTCGGCGGCAAGTCGCCCAACATCGTGTTCGAGGACGCCGATCTCGCCGCGGCGGCCGCCGGCGCCGTCTCCGGCATTTTCGCCGCGACCGGCCAGACCTGCATCGCCGGATCGCGCCTGCTCGTACAGCGCTCGATCAAGGACAAGTTCGTGGACCGCCTGCTGGAGCTCGCGCGCTCGGCCAAGATCGGCAATCCCATGCAGGCTGACACCAACATCGGCCCCGTCACGACGCCCGCACAGTACAAGAAGATCCTCGACTATATCGACATCGCCAAGGCCGAAGGCGCGCGCTGCCTGCTCGGCGGCAAGCCGGCTACAGGCGAAGGCATCATCGGCGGCCAGTTCGTCGAGCCGACGATCTTTACCGATGTCGACAATACGATGCGAATCGCGCGCGAGGAGGTGTTCGGTCCGGTGCTCTCGATCATCGCCTTCGACACCGAGGAAGACGCCATCCGCATTGCCAATGACACGATCTACGGCCTGGCGGCAGGCATCTGGACCCGCGACCTCGCGCGCGCCATCCGCGTGCCAAAGCAGCTGCGTGCCGGAACCGTATGGGTGAACACCTATCGCGCCATCAGCTACATGATGCCATTCGGCGGCATGAAGTACTCCGGCGTCGGCCGCGAGAGTGGGATCGACGCAGTGCGCGAATATCAGGAAACCAAGAGCGTCTGGATCTCGACCGCGACGGACGTGCCGGCCAATCCGTTCGTGATGCGGTAG
- the ggt gene encoding gamma-glutamyltransferase translates to MSGNWRDRTATTFECQKMPAVSSRGMVVSNHPLASSAGAEMLAAGGNAIDAAIATLFTLTVVEPMMVGIIGGGMAHIRLADGSHRFIDGQSTVPAAVRDTTYTSKPGSAHDVFDTVGNENLNGPKAVAVPGSLKAWCETLQRFGTMPLADVMQPAIKHAARGYAATPYLHECISESAAEMRKDKPIAAIYLPDGEPLKVGERVVQSEYAETLRYIADHGEEALYEGPLGDALVDYMEKTGGFIRRHDLSNYKTVERQPIRADYRGWAIFGPPPPAASGVHIAQMLNILEGYDIGGLGFGTPETIHYLAEVLKIAFADRAAASGDPDYVGVPVEKLTSKAYAEERRRAIDPARAQAWGAGVSQLEGAHTTHMTAADSFGNVVATTQTINNLFGAKIMIPGLGAIANNYMNLFDPRPGHALSLAPGKRVTTSMSPMMALRDGKLRYALGLPGGKRIFPSAMQALVNLIDHGMSLQEAVEAPRVWTEGNALEVEQTIPETVRSGLAALGHEVQPVATVAGGMNGIAFHDDGTMTGAACWRADGTPVGISGGLAKSGIRFRLS, encoded by the coding sequence ATGAGCGGAAATTGGCGCGACCGGACGGCAACGACCTTTGAATGCCAGAAGATGCCGGCGGTCTCGAGCCGCGGCATGGTGGTCAGCAACCACCCGCTGGCCTCCAGCGCCGGCGCCGAGATGCTCGCGGCCGGCGGCAACGCCATCGATGCCGCGATCGCCACCCTGTTCACCCTGACCGTGGTCGAGCCGATGATGGTCGGCATCATCGGCGGCGGCATGGCGCATATCCGGCTGGCCGACGGCAGCCACCGCTTCATCGACGGTCAGAGCACCGTGCCGGCCGCGGTGCGTGACACCACTTACACCTCGAAACCGGGCTCGGCGCATGACGTGTTCGATACCGTCGGCAACGAGAACCTCAACGGCCCGAAGGCGGTCGCAGTGCCGGGCTCGCTCAAGGCCTGGTGCGAGACGCTGCAAAGGTTCGGCACCATGCCGCTCGCCGATGTCATGCAGCCCGCGATCAAGCACGCCGCGCGCGGCTATGCGGCGACGCCTTATCTGCACGAATGCATCAGCGAGAGCGCCGCCGAGATGCGCAAGGACAAGCCGATCGCGGCGATTTACTTGCCTGATGGCGAGCCGCTGAAGGTCGGCGAGCGGGTGGTGCAATCGGAATATGCCGAGACGCTCCGTTACATCGCCGACCACGGCGAGGAGGCCCTCTATGAGGGTCCGCTCGGCGACGCTCTCGTCGACTATATGGAGAAGACCGGCGGCTTCATCCGCCGCCACGACCTCAGCAATTACAAGACCGTCGAGCGGCAGCCGATCCGCGCCGACTATCGCGGCTGGGCCATCTTTGGCCCGCCGCCGCCAGCGGCCTCCGGCGTGCATATCGCGCAGATGCTGAACATCCTCGAAGGATATGACATCGGCGGCCTCGGTTTCGGCACGCCCGAGACTATCCACTACCTTGCCGAAGTGCTGAAGATCGCCTTCGCCGACCGCGCCGCCGCCAGCGGAGATCCTGACTATGTCGGCGTGCCCGTGGAGAAGCTGACGTCAAAAGCCTACGCAGAAGAGCGCCGCCGCGCCATCGATCCGGCACGGGCGCAGGCCTGGGGTGCCGGCGTGTCCCAGCTCGAAGGCGCGCACACCACCCATATGACGGCGGCAGATAGCTTCGGCAACGTGGTCGCGACCACGCAGACCATCAACAATCTGTTCGGTGCCAAGATCATGATCCCGGGGCTCGGCGCCATCGCCAACAACTACATGAACCTGTTCGATCCGCGTCCGGGCCATGCGCTGTCGCTGGCGCCTGGCAAGCGCGTGACGACCTCGATGTCGCCGATGATGGCGCTGCGTGACGGCAAGCTGCGCTATGCGCTCGGCCTGCCCGGCGGCAAGCGCATCTTCCCAAGCGCGATGCAGGCGCTGGTCAATCTGATCGACCACGGCATGAGCTTGCAGGAAGCCGTCGAGGCGCCGCGGGTCTGGACCGAGGGCAATGCGCTGGAGGTCGAGCAGACCATTCCGGAGACCGTGCGTTCAGGGCTCGCCGCGCTCGGCCACGAGGTGCAACCGGTCGCTACGGTCGCCGGCGGCATGAACGGCATCGCCTTCCACGACGACGGCACCATGACCGGCGCCGCCTGCTGGCGTGCCGACGGCACGCCAGTTGGGATCTCGGGTGGGCTCGCGAAGAGCGGGATACGATTCAGGCTGAGCTAG
- a CDS encoding ParA family protein yields MHTIVLATQKGGSGKSTLAIGLALAAKQAGFTVRLIETDPQGTLSNWLRRRNTDDVVVEPIYHAADFEPRLKMLADSGLQLAIVDTAAGLSAVTTAAIRHSDLCLIPSRPTVADIEATVSTLSVARAWKRPYSFVLNQTPIRGQRIDNAAGALAEEAALDLAEVLARPLIVMRNDHQDSLASGLAVSEFAPNGKSADEIRGLWRWIENRLELEATTNVLIDQVISAANGVLHVAAGFAADETTTLAS; encoded by the coding sequence ATGCATACGATCGTACTGGCCACCCAAAAGGGCGGCAGTGGCAAGAGCACGCTCGCCATCGGCCTCGCGCTGGCAGCCAAGCAGGCCGGCTTCACCGTCCGCCTGATCGAGACCGACCCACAGGGCACGCTGTCGAACTGGTTGCGCCGGCGAAATACGGACGACGTCGTCGTCGAGCCGATCTATCACGCCGCCGATTTCGAGCCACGCCTGAAGATGCTGGCCGACAGCGGCCTGCAGCTGGCGATCGTCGACACCGCGGCCGGGCTGTCCGCCGTGACCACCGCCGCGATCCGCCATTCCGACCTCTGCCTGATCCCGTCCCGCCCGACCGTCGCCGACATCGAGGCGACCGTCTCCACCCTCAGCGTCGCGCGCGCCTGGAAGCGGCCCTACAGCTTCGTGCTGAACCAGACGCCGATTCGCGGCCAGCGCATCGACAACGCTGCGGGCGCGCTCGCCGAGGAAGCCGCGCTCGATCTCGCCGAGGTGCTCGCGCGTCCCCTGATCGTGATGCGCAACGACCACCAGGACTCGCTCGCCTCGGGCCTCGCCGTCAGCGAGTTCGCGCCGAACGGCAAGTCGGCGGACGAGATCCGCGGCCTCTGGCGCTGGATCGAGAACCGGCTCGAGCTCGAGGCCACGACCAATGTCCTGATCGACCAGGTCATCTCGGCCGCCAACGGCGTGTTGCACGTCGCTGCCGGGTTTGCGGCGGACGAGACCACGACACTGGCGTCCTGA
- the mutM gene encoding bifunctional DNA-formamidopyrimidine glycosylase/DNA-(apurinic or apyrimidinic site) lyase codes for MPELPEVETVRRGLQPVMEGAKILKAEARRPDLRFPFQPDFVARLKGQVVTGLGRRAKYLMADLASGDVLLMHLGMSGSFRVVKPDNEAAPGEFHYPKGKDSAHDHVLFRMSSGADIVFNDPRRFGYMKVIARNALEDEPLLRGLGPEPLGNEFDAAMLARSCEGKTTSLKAALLDQRVVAGLGNIYVCEALHRSHLSPRRIAATLSTKKGEPTDHAKRLVGAIHTVLNDAIKAGGSSLRDHRQTSGELGYFQHSFKVYDREGEKCTTPGCGGTVKRFTQNGRSTFWCPKCQK; via the coding sequence ATGCCTGAATTGCCCGAAGTCGAGACCGTCCGCCGCGGCCTTCAGCCCGTCATGGAGGGCGCAAAAATCCTCAAGGCGGAGGCCCGCCGGCCTGATCTGCGCTTTCCGTTCCAGCCGGACTTCGTGGCCCGGCTCAAGGGGCAGGTCGTCACGGGCCTCGGCCGCCGCGCAAAATATCTCATGGCGGATCTTGCCTCCGGCGACGTGCTGCTGATGCATCTGGGCATGTCGGGCTCGTTCCGCGTCGTCAAGCCGGACAACGAGGCGGCACCCGGCGAGTTTCACTATCCCAAGGGCAAGGATTCGGCACACGACCACGTGCTGTTTCGGATGTCCTCCGGCGCCGACATCGTGTTCAACGACCCGCGCCGCTTCGGTTACATGAAGGTGATCGCGCGCAATGCGCTCGAGGATGAGCCGCTGCTGCGCGGGCTTGGACCCGAGCCGCTCGGCAACGAATTCGACGCTGCGATGCTGGCGCGATCCTGCGAAGGCAAGACCACGAGCCTCAAAGCGGCGCTGCTCGACCAGCGCGTGGTCGCGGGTCTCGGCAACATCTATGTCTGCGAAGCGCTGCACCGCTCACATCTGTCGCCGAGGCGCATTGCCGCGACATTGTCCACCAAGAAGGGCGAGCCGACGGATCATGCCAAGCGTTTGGTCGGTGCGATCCACACCGTGCTGAACGATGCCATCAAGGCCGGTGGATCGTCACTGCGCGATCACCGCCAGACCTCGGGCGAGCTCGGTTATTTCCAGCACTCCTTCAAGGTCTACGACCGCGAGGGCGAGAAATGCACGACGCCCGGCTGCGGCGGCACCGTTAAGCGCTTCACCCAGAATGGCCGGTCGACCTTCTGGTGTCCGAAATGTCAGAAGTGA
- the ubiE gene encoding bifunctional demethylmenaquinone methyltransferase/2-methoxy-6-polyprenyl-1,4-benzoquinol methylase UbiE, giving the protein MDRPGETTHFGFRDVPLGDKQTLVNDVFHSVASRYDLMNDLMSGGLHRVWKDIMINTLNPPRGDRPFALLDVAGGTGDISFRAAKAAGAGFHATVCDINPGMLDVGRERAVKQHLDAQVDFVEGNAEALAFADRSFDAYTIAFGIRNVPRIDLALREAYRVLRPGSRFLCLEFSTVEVPGLDRIYDLFSFKVIPPLGRMVTGDAESYQYLVESIRKFPKPNAFADMIRDAGFARVSWQTLSGGIVALHSGWRL; this is encoded by the coding sequence ATGGATCGGCCGGGCGAAACCACGCATTTTGGCTTCAGGGACGTGCCCCTGGGGGACAAGCAGACGCTGGTGAACGATGTGTTTCACAGCGTGGCGTCGCGCTATGACCTGATGAACGACCTGATGTCCGGTGGCCTGCACCGGGTCTGGAAGGACATCATGATCAACACCCTCAATCCACCCAGGGGCGACCGGCCGTTCGCGCTGCTCGACGTCGCCGGCGGCACCGGTGACATCTCGTTCCGCGCCGCCAAGGCGGCCGGTGCGGGCTTCCATGCCACCGTCTGCGACATCAATCCCGGGATGCTCGACGTCGGCCGTGAGCGCGCCGTCAAGCAACATCTCGACGCCCAGGTCGATTTCGTTGAAGGCAATGCCGAGGCGCTCGCCTTCGCCGACCGCAGCTTCGATGCATATACGATCGCTTTCGGCATTCGCAACGTACCGCGGATCGACCTTGCGCTGCGCGAGGCCTATCGTGTGCTGAGGCCCGGCAGCCGTTTCCTGTGCCTGGAATTCTCCACCGTCGAGGTGCCCGGGCTCGACCGAATCTACGATCTGTTCTCGTTCAAGGTGATCCCGCCGCTCGGCCGCATGGTGACCGGCGATGCCGAATCCTATCAGTATCTGGTCGAATCGATCCGCAAGTTTCCAAAGCCCAACGCCTTCGCCGACATGATCCGCGACGCCGGCTTTGCCCGCGTCAGCTGGCAGACATTGTCCGGCGGCATCGTCGCTCTACATTCGGGCTGGCGTTTGTGA